The genomic DNA AATGTGTTGTTTGTGCCCGTGCAGTGCATCTCTCAGAACCTTCTAGATCTATGCAGTATTCATTTTGGTGGTAGTTCTGCCCACTCCCCATGCACCTTACTAGTGCGCTTACTGCCTAAACCCTCCATTCCCTGGATGTTGAAGCAACAGCCAAGGATCTAAGGACAGGCAGGACACAACAAGGGAAGGATGGGCAGGGCtttgtgagttcacagatgaccactcaaagaactccATTTACATGTAAGCaacttgtcctcctcctctgtgctCGCTGTAGCTCACACAATTGGGAGACTAGCAAGCTACTTATCATAGGAGGCAGGAGTGTCATGCAAGACAAGAAAACCCTGGAGCCAAAAGTCTGGTATTGGTTATTCTGTGTCATCAGTTGGTGAAGCTGGGTCATGCTCACCCAGAATTATCAAAAGGTGCGTATCCTTGGAAGCCCAGCAGAGGCCGACAACAAGTCCGAATCTGACTCCTCACACTGATGATGCCCTCATGAATCGTTCAACCTGATGGACCAGTGAAGTGGAAGAAAGCGATCTCATCCTAGGGCCTGGAAATTATATCAGTGCTTGGGACAAATTCAATACCAGAGGCTCAGGTGGTGCCAAAACCAATTTTTGTTCATGCCACTCCAGAGTCAGATATCATGATCTGCTTGAGACCAAAGCAGATGGTAAAGAGGCAGGTTCTGATCTATGATACCATCCATGGCAATGGTAGTGAGGATCTAATTCATTGGAACAATACTGACACTCCTCACAAGCAAAGTCTCGGGGTGAAGAGCATCCATACTCATAGTATGGAGACCAACGCCTATAAGTACCCCTCTGTACCCCTCTAAATTCTGATAATGGTACCACTCTAAATCACATCCGTACTGACTATGCTGAGATTCATAATGGTACTGGCAGTAAGGTGGACATCTTGTCCAATTACTATGGGTTGTTGATGGAGATTATCCCAGCCCTCAGAAACTGCTGGATTCTCACATTGGTGCCAGAGCAACGATGTCAGGCACACCTCCAAGGTGATTTAGGAGGAGGCAGAGCCCTCGCTGATGGAAGCGATGGAAGAGCTCACCTCATGTGATCAGGCAATTATCACTGCAGCACTCTTTGAAAGCACTCAACTATTTTGCCGTCGGAGATGGTACTGCTTTGGACACTCACTGGCTTGCACACTGGAAATTTGGAGCTAAGGGATGAATGTCTGGATTCAGTAGAAACTACTAAAGGTTCTTGTTCTCAAACTGACCAGAATCCACCAGAAGAGACTGTGAAGGTCACTTTAGGATGGAAATGACTGAATTTGAGGCCAggcctatttaatttttttcaccccctttttcccccttcttctccacCTGGTGCTTGAAAGCTAATGTGAAAGTCTTCACATTGATTGATCTGCCTGGTGCCAAGGGTACACTGGAGTGAAGAATCAGACTCCAAGCTGGGATGATTAGCCTTTTCATCAAAGGGTGCAGGTTCTTGAAGATACCTCTTAATTGCCACTCACAGAGAGGACCTGTAAGCAGTTGGGACTGAGGAATGCAGCCTGAATAGAGGCTGTGTGGAGTAGACTATTTTCTGCTGTTTGGTCCCACAAGATGTGTACTTTAATAAAGAAGCTGAGGAAGCCATTCTGAAGCAACACAGCTAACCAGAATTACCAAGgtcaaaacaaaattcaaaacagtcCTTGAGCCAAGGCAAAATCAGACTCCAAAACTAAGCCAAAATGCTATCCAAAGAGAAGTCGAAGAAATACATGTCAAATTGCAAGATAAACCGAATTAAGCTCACAAACAGTTCCttcaatgatgatgataatgtagtGGACTAAAAGGAACTGAGGGTTTAAGCAGGAAGTGTGCTAGTTAGACATGCAGAGAGTAGGCAGGGCTACCACCAAAATGCATATTGCAATCCATAAGTCAAGCCAAAATCAGGCTCCAAAACTAAGCAAAAACACAATCCAAGGAGAAGTCAGAAATACAAGCAAAAAAACCATAACTGTAAGATAAATTGAATAAGATTATGAACAGTTCCTTTTATGATATTGATGTGGTAGATTAAAAGAAACAGAAGGTTTCCTTTAATTAGTTAGGTGTGCAGGGACTGGCTAGCACCAAAACGCATATTTCATAACCCTAGAAGGTTTTCAAAGATGCACTGCGCAGGTGTAGTAGATAAACCATTTGTGTGAATCACACAAACCACGAAGTGTAGTTGGTGTTCAGGGGGTCGaaacctggcttaaggagactacatgtgaaagggatctaggagtcctagcagaccacaagttgaacatgagtcaaaagtgtgatgtagcagctaaaaaggccaatgcgattctaggctgcatcaatagaagtatagtgtctagatcaagggaagtaatagtgccactctattctgctttggtcaggcctcacctggattactgtgtctagttctgggcaccacaattcaaaaaggatgttgataagatGAAGTGTGTCTAaaagaggacaaccaaaatggtgaaaggtctggaagccatgccctatgaggcgAGACTTAGGGAACTTGGTATGTTTagcagaagagatggttaagaggtgatatgatagccctgtttaaatactggaagggatgccattttgagggtggaagcttgttttctgctgctccagagaataagacccagaagaatggattcaagctccaagaaaagagagtccacatcaacattaggaagaacttcctgacaagaagagctgttcaacagtggaacatactcccaaAGAGAATggaagagtcttcttctttggaggtctttaaacagaggctggatggccatctgttggggatgctttcattgtgcatggcaaggagttagactggatggcccttgcggtttcttccaagtGTATGATTCTTATGTTGTGTGTTTGTATTGAGACACGAAATGATAAGAATGGTTAGGGGAACGTATGAAGGTTCAGTGACAGATTTAGCTTGCACATGGATGATGGTTGGTTGAGTGAGGTCTGGGATTTGCACATGGATGGCAATTGGCTCAGAGTGGGAAGTATTGTGGTAATGCTATCATGAGAATGAGTATGGGAGAGGCAGACAGGATTAGTGTTGGGAAGATAGAGTGGTTTGGGTTAGTCAGGAATACAAGCAGCTTGGTAAGGGAGGATTGTGCTATATATTAAAACTGTTCAAATAGGCAGCCCTCCCCAACCGTggtcttgccatctgcagattggagcatccgcggatggccctgccccattctCCCCAGTGGTGGTATGTCCCCATGCCAGCGTGGTTGCGTATACATCACACCACTGTTGCAGGGAACAGGACTGGAGGTCCTGTGTTATTTGCTATCTTTGGGTAGGTCCAGAAGGATAACCCCTGCGGATGCGAAGAGCCAACTGTAGTGTATTAAAATAAAGGAAAACTGAAATGACTGTTTACAAACTGTAGAATAAAGAATGAAATAACTACATAGCCACACTTATTAGCTGGTCATACTTACAGGTGTTATAGCAAAGTAGAAGCCAAAGGCCAAAAATAACTGCCTTATACAGAAACTTAATGAAAGTAGATCCACACAGGATCCAGGTGGTGCCAATATCCTTACCAAGAATATGGGGATTTGAGGTGGGATCACCACAAGTGGTGGTCAGTGGTGGGATCTCCACAAGAGGGATGGGCCCTTCAACAATGGAGTTTGTATCCCTCTACTTAAACAATTTGACCATGTGAATATTACATCCAATATCCCTATTAATCTGTCTGCAATAGAGAGGAGTACTTCCCTTCTAgagagtaataataaaaatattaaagatgAGGCATACTTACTGTTGCACTAGGCTGGTTCACAAATGAGTGTTGCTCAAACCTTATACGTACTAGCTGCAGGTTAAACATAGATGCTTTGGCAGGTCAGTCAACAAACTGTTCAAATAACAACATAAATTGTATAGCTCATACATTTTGGCATGGATCAGCCCAAAGTCCAAACACCAAATAGTTGAGAAGCAATAGAGTATATAAGATTCTTTTGAAATCAACGTGGTTTGCTTTCTTACAGACATTACTTGTATTCTTGCTATTAATAACAAATGTAAAGAAACATAGCAACAGAGGATATCCTCACTTCAGTGCACATAACTGGCCTTATGGAGAAAAAAGTACACAACAAGCACACAGTATACTATCCAACAAACTGTCCTCTTACGTCTGTTTGTCTTGGTTCATAAGAATGCCACTCAAGGGTTCAAGGAGTACCCACAGCCCAACCATGTGGACTCAAGCATGCCTGAGATCACCTCTCCATGACTATATCAGCAGAGTGCCCTTGCTGTCTTGATCAGCAGGAAAAGCTAGTGACAGTGAGTGAGTGAAAGGTAGAAACCTTCTGTAGCATGTTCATTTTGTTGTCTCTTTTTTTCAAGTACCAATTGCAAAGCTAGCAGAAGAATCGGACTTTGTCATCATAACGTGTTCTCTGACACCTGACACCCAAGGGATGTGCAATCGGGACTTCTTTTCCAAGATGAAGAAAACATCTGTGTTCATCAACACAAGCAGGTGAAAAGAGATGTAGCCCAAAATGCTAAGGAAAAGAGAACTTTAAATTCAGGGACCAGAActtagaaataataaattatatgtaATGTAGTAATACCCTGCTACTCATtatttgggggtggtggtggtattgaggaccttaaaaatgtacatttcaaAGGGAATACATTAAGTGTGAATGATATAAAATAATTGGGTTTTATCATGAGTAGTATTTTATCcgtgttttaatgcttttttttatCAGGGTTTTGAGTGGAAGTATTCAAGTTGCAGACAGTTTTTCTGTCAAACCGAAACAAGTAGTGaaaaaatgagagccagtgtggtagaATAGATTGTTTCACTATGAATctatagaccagggtttgaatccctgcttggtatTGGGAACCCATGGGTagtcttggccaagtcacactttctcagcctcaggaaggcaaaggacctctgaacagctcttgctaagaaaaccacacaataggcttgccttagggtttatgtcagaaacaacttgaaggcactcaacaacagaGTGAAAAAGTAACAGGAACAGAATGCAGTGAGTCATCTGTCATCCCAAACAATCCTTGTTAACCTCAATGGTAAGGAATTTAGGAGGGGGCAGTGGCTTTGCAACAACGTAGGTAATTGATTACCttttaaaaggtaactttccaagaTTTTTCTCAGGGCTGTTGCTATCTATAGTTTTAAGGAAGTGCCTTCATTGCACATCGTGATTAAAGTGACAGAAGAATAAGAGCCTAATTAAAAGACACAAATCATCCTTTGTCCTAATTGTTGTCAAGGGACTTTCCCTACAATGTGTGTATTAGTGATTGGAATGACGTTTTTCAAGTGTGGGTGGCTCCCTTGAGCATAGTATCTGTACCAACAAGTGAGTGACCAGTTGCCTAACCCCATGTCTGTCTCTCATTTTGAGATCCTTCTGAAAAGCAGCAAGCACCAGTGCTGAGCACATGGACAGTGGTCAAAGTAACTCATATACCTGATCTCAGCCATCTGTTCCACTGCATGCTTCATTCTGTACAGCAATGAAACGATTTATCTAAGACAAATGAGAGTTTGCAGTCAAGATAGTATATATTTTGTCTCACCTAAGAATGAGACCAGGAGCTTATGTATTCATTTGGCAGCAGCTTCTAGTGTAGGGGTGGGAAACTTGGCCCTCTAGACGTTTTTGACAACTCTTACAGTTCCCCGGTGGAAGAATTTCTGGGAGTCGAAGCCAAAAACCACTGGAGGGTTGAAGATACCCCACCCTACTTTAGACTGCATCCCTATCAATCTTCTATCTAATCCTAATATCGCTGCTAAATTCCTCATGGCAAAAAAGGGGGAGTGACTGTACTTAATTGAACTCTATTATTTCTCTATGGGTTACCCAGGTAGTGTGGCAGTTGCTTCCCTATCACTGTAGTCATCGAAttcctgtatgtatgtgtgtgtgtgtgtatgttctgcCTGTTTGATGACCAGCACTGCTGGACAGGCTGTCCTTACCATTTCAGCTCTTCATGGGTATGTCCTTATAGCTTTGATTCTCtagatcttttggacttcaacacccaaaAGCCCTAACCAGCTTGGCCAATAagcaggaattctaggagctgaagtctaataaaaatctggaggaccaaagtttgggaaccactgttgccCAACAAAGCTTTCCTCCAGGACTTCCCGGGTTCCTTCAGAGGTCCGAGAGCATGGTGTTGCTCTTGTACTTTGGGCTATAGGGACACAACTTTAGTGTTCCCCTGCTGTCTCCATTGGGCACTAAATAAGTTGTGTTGTGGGGCCACAAGAGATGGTTGTTAAAGGGGTGGGACCCTTGCAGGAGAAATGAGCCGAATTCTCGTACACAATGCATACACCAGCACACATACTCCATCTTTAATTTTCTTACTTAATTTTTCTAAGGGGTGCTGTGGTCAATCAAGATGACCTTTATGAAGCTTTAGTCAATGGCCACATTGCAGCAGCTGGCCTAGATGTTACAACCCCAGAACCTCTGCCTACTAATAATCCACTTCTTTCCCTCAAGAACTGTGGTAAGTTGACTTAATTTGCTTTGGTATTTGCGACAGGAAATTGGTGGCTACTATTCAGATGTAAGCATGTGCTGCCTATTCACTCTTCCTACACTGAATTGCCAAGGAACAGCAAGCAGAGACTTGTGACTGTGGGACAGAAAGAGGCAGCCAAGAACATCTTTGCAACCTTAAGGGCTAGGTATATATCAGCATCCTTACACTGTAGCTAGGTTGGCATGGACTGCGTTGGTCTGAGTTGACAGCCTTTGGATGTCAGTATACCAAAGGATGGGCCTCAGAATGGATTACGTTGGGAATGGGCTTTGCCTTCGTCAGTCAATGAGAAACTTGTGAAGTCTGTAGAACAGTAATAGTGGAAATAGTGTCCAAAAATGTTGATCCGCTCTATATGATTGTTTTTCTCTCTGGTGTCTTAAATAGTCATTTTGCCACATATCGGAAGTGCCACCTATGCAACAAGAAATACTATGTCCGTGTTGGCTGCCAATAATCTTCTGGCTGGCTTGAAAGGAGAGAACATGCCGAGTGAACTCAAGCTGTGAGAAACAATACAAGTTTGTGGGTTTTCACTTCCTTAGCactgttttaaataaaacatataacGTTCACAACCTATCTTCTGGTGTCATAGCAAATGGTTCCATCTTGTATAATTTTGAAAGCAAATTTCCAGACATTGCAGTAGAACCAATAAATATCCTAAGTATGTGGTTCACATGGGAAATATACCTACAACTGTTAAAAGTGCAAGACAGCAAATttaatgcttttgaaattttgCATTCCTTCCTTCTACCCAAGATTCAGAATGTAACTATACATAGTCAACGACCTCTTAACTGCAATGGCTGACATATACAGGCATATGTTGGCTATGCCTGTATAGTGATCTGGGGGGCAATGCAGAACAGCCGTGACCAGCTGACGGTggtggaagcagagttgtgcatgtggAACCATTCCACATGTGCCAGTGCATATGAATGAGTGTTGTATCTACATATTGCCTTTGGCACAGTGCAACTGCACAATGGGTTGTTAAGCATATTGGCTATTGATCTACATACACAGCAGTATGGTGGTATTCATATAGGACACAGTATAATATAATTCCACCAGTGAATATTTGCGCTTTGTTGAAGCAGCGTAGGATATTGGCCCATGTATATTAAAGGTAAAGGCTTCAAAGTATTTAACAAACCTCCATCAGAAAAAGGCCTTGTTGGCATTATATTGGGTCCCCCCTCCTCCAGTCCAGTGATGTGTGATGGATGTGAATAAAATCTTTTAACAGCTACAATAGTACTTACCCTTTCCATACTCTATGCTACCACTCTTCTGTTCCTAAGGCTTCACTTAGGAACACAGCAAGTGTTGTATTGCCAGCAGTTCTTATTGGACTGCAGTGCTCAGGAATAATACTGCATGACAATAAAACAACTCAACTACTTGCTGTTTAAGGACTTCACTGTAAATCTTACTCTTATAGATCAGATGTTTCTTCTGTGTTTATTGTCTCTCCTGTCCACCCCCCTTCTGTCTCTGCCCTAGTTTTCTTTTCTAACTCAGACATTCGAAATATTTTCTGACAGCATACTTTGCCTTAGAACATACACACATTAACAGTTTCAAAATTACAAATACTGTAGTATTAAGTGCAGGGGTCCTGAAGGAAagcttttatttaataaaaatacagataataagTATAgtgagagccagtgcagtgtagtggtttcagccttggactatgactctggagaccaaggttcgaatcccagctcagccatataaatccactgagtgattttgggtaagtcacactttttcagcctcagatcatggtgatggcaatggcaaaaacccctctgaagaaatttgccaagaaaaccccatgataggtttgctttagggttgccataaatcagaaacgacttgaaggcaacaacaaaaataagtacagttggccctccatatccatggattctttatccacggcttcaaaatattcaaaaattataaATCCCGCAAAGCAAACATtgtttttgccattgtatataatgggacttgaatatccatggattttcgtgtccatgggagtcctggaaccaaacccaagcagataccaaggacccactgtatgcaCAGAGTTCACCTAAAAAGTATTTCAcaggagtttgggggggggggggggaggagcaagGGCACATGCTTATATAAAATCTTATCTAAACTACCATGACAATTGATTCctacattttaatgttgattgctagaaatataaaaatgcaggtttaaaataatacacacacacacacacactatctgcACTATAAAATTCAGATGAGACTGAACAGCAATCACTATCATAGAATATGTTGCCTTCAAATGTAAAAGAAATCATATCAGAAATGCTTGTTGAAATAACAACAGTAGGCAAATCATTTAAGACTTAATGTTGAGTTTTAACATGAAATACAAATTGATTAGAAACACTACCAAGCATAACACATAAAACACACATCACTTTTCAGTACAagattttacaaaaagaaaactaTGAAACATCTAAGAGATTTTTCCGTATTCAaaagtatatacacacacctaCATATATCAGACAGTCTAAAAGTTACTTGCATTGGACTCAAGGTAAGCACCTTCATTACACAGTGTATATTACTGCAAAACAACCAAAATACATTCAGAATCCCTAAAACTATGGTAATCTAGAACACACTTCAAAAGCACTTTGAGGTGCAAAGGTGGTTTCATCTTCAAGATATGCAGTCTTTTACAATAAAGAGGTCTTAGTTAAGTTGTTCACACATTCCATGTAGCAATCTACTTTACAATAAATGCTttcacatcatttttaaaaaatcatcaaaaagtTTGCACTTCAACTTTTCATTCTTGCAATGTGCTAGTTAATTATGTGTTAGCTGCATAATTGGCTTTCCTTTCAGCCCTTCTACTCACAGAGAACTAATGACAGGGCTAGATCCATATATGATAATATAAAGCCCACCTCCAAAGCCTATTTTCTTGTAAGTAAATCTCACAGAATTCAAGAGGGCTTACTCCCAAGTGTACCTGGGGCTGCACTTAGTCCTACTTATTCTGACAGAACTGGAGAATTCCAAAGCGCTTTTAAAAAACCGTTTAAGCCTCACAACACCCCTGTGAGGTAGGTATGGTACAGGTATTGAAAAGAACTaagccttttttttaatgtgtgtggcACAATCACACTATAAGTGTTCACCCTTTGCATTCCATGCCTTATTAAAACGTATTGGCATTGTAGGAGAGGGGGACAAGAGTTAAAGCAAAGTGCTGGGTAGATTACTGCTCTGCCAACGTAGGCAAGTAGTTTTGGAATGTTTATATAAATGGCTTGACTGACTAAACCTCTTGCCACACTTTAAACAGGCATACGGCTTCTCACCCGTATGCACACGGATGTGCTTCTTGCAGTCTGTTAAGGTCAAAAATGTCTTGCAGCAGATTTTGCAGGCATACTTGCGAGCTCCTTCTACCACCAGGACATTATGTTCCGATAAGGCCTTCTTACACTTTGAAAGAACATCAGCAGATGCTCTGGTCAGCTGTGGTGGGCCAGGCTGGGAAGAGTGCCCATTCTCAAAAGAAGAGGTGCCCCCATTCATTAGCAGCTGAGAATTAGGAGTATTGTCCGGTATTTGAGAACTACGAACAGAGGTCACAACGGGCATTTTGGGAGCTATGCGACGATAACCAGGAAAGCTGTTGGCACCACCTCTTGAGCTCATGACTGCTCTTGACAAAGAATGAAGCCCTAAGCCAGACCTTGGGAAGTCCATCCCAAACTGCTCTGCTGCTCGGTAGCCAGAAGTCTGTACACATGGAAGACCCATTACATCTTGCATAGGCCTGACAAAATGAGAGTCTGTGCTCTCACTGAAGGGGTTTTCGACATGTGAGACTGTAGCAGAGGAATGCCCATTAGTAGGTCCAGAGTCTGGACTAATTAAGTAAGATGCATCACCGTCAATTCTGCAGTCACTGGTTGTATTTGGAATGTTGTCCTCATTATTCTGGCTGGCCCCAAAACTGCTTGCTctgcttttattcaggaaattGGAAATGCTGAATGTAGACTTGTGTTCCAGATTATTTGCTACCTCCATAATATGGATCTCCCCTACCCTATCCGTACTAGACTGCGGGTCAGAGAAACTACGATCACTACTCTCAGGGCTCAGTTCTATCTTTTCGGCATTTACTCCACTGCCTTCCACTTCAACAGATTCACTTCCCTCCGCTTGGGAGGTCACATCACTCACTTCATCCTGGGGCTCTGGGGAACTCAAAGGCTCGGATTTCACCACTACTCTCATGTGTTCTTTTTCATTTAGTCCAACCTCTGGATTCTCACACTGAAAGCTGTTTTTTTGGGAAACAGTCTCTTGATCAAAGCTAGTTTCAACTTGTGATACTTGCGATGCCAAAGACATTTGGGAAATATTGGCCCCACTGTTGTCAGATTGACTGGGCACCTGAGCATCTTCTTGGGCACTAAAGGACTGATCAAATATAATGGTATTATCTTCTTGGTTGTCAGCGACACCATCAGGTTTAGAGTTGTCCACAATTTTCAGTGAGTCAGGGGAAAAAAACTCATCTCTCGAATGAACAACAGCCTGTGCGCTCTCTGGAGTAACATCTGACATGATAGTATCATCCATGGTAGGCCTAATGCGCTGCCTAGCCCTTTCTTCTGAAGACTGTTTACGTTTATGGAGACGTCGTATTGGAAATGCACTCCTCTGCTCTATGTTATTTCTGATTGATGAGCTCATAGAATTGGTCTGTTCTTCAGTGCTTTGGGTGGAATTTAATGCGGAGCTCACTATGCTTAATCCAAGCTGCTGAAGCATGAAGGATCGCTGCATGCGTGCATTCTGCTCTTGAACTCTATCGCTTGGAGGAGACATTGGTAGTGTCCTTGTAGTAAGGTAGTGCTTGCATGCTTTCACCACAGAGTTCAAGTGGAGGTGTGAAGCTGCCAACAACACATCCATAACATTGCTCTCTCCAAGCATCAGCGTGGAAGTGTACATCATGTCAATGAGAGCAGCAAAAGCTTCTGCTGTCACTACCTCACTGTCCAACTGGATCATGTTCATAGTCTGATCTCCCTCTGCTACTGTGAAGAGGGCTCGGAAGTGTGTGCTGCATGCTGCCAAAACTGAACGATGTGCTTTGAAGTGCCTGTTCCCCACCACAATAACACAGTCACAGAGCTGGCCGTGAAGCCGCTGATAGTTCAACTGCTGAAAAATTTGTTCAAAGTGCCCTGGAAAATCCATGAtcctaaaaagagagagaatatggTGTGAAAAAAGTACCAAGATCTGGTTTTATCAGAACAAACAAAGAAAGCTAATCTTACAGAATGCTGATGGTCTCACAGTACCaagtttgtttttatattttattttttccactgACAATGTTTAATTTAATATGGCTCCTGGTCTCAGCAAGTGAAATGCACTACAGGGTTTCCCTAAATCTGCAAAGCATGATTtacagcagtgatggcaaacctttgagAGACCAGGtgaccaaactcaaaggtgttcctgcACCGGGTGTCACACAGTGCTGAGGGTCGGTACTTCTGGGGAATGGGACATCCAGAGGGCAG from Sceloporus undulatus isolate JIND9_A2432 ecotype Alabama chromosome 2, SceUnd_v1.1, whole genome shotgun sequence includes the following:
- the ZBTB5 gene encoding zinc finger and BTB domain-containing protein 5 isoform X1 — protein: MDWIMDFPGHFEQIFQQLNYQRLHGQLCDCVIVVGNRHFKAHRSVLAACSTHFRALFTVAEGDQTMNMIQLDSEVVTAEAFAALIDMMYTSTLMLGESNVMDVLLAASHLHLNSVVKACKHYLTTRTLPMSPPSDRVQEQNARMQRSFMLQQLGLSIVSSALNSTQSTEEQTNSMSSSIRNNIEQRSAFPIRRLHKRKQSSEERARQRIRPTMDDTIMSDVTPESAQAVVHSRDEFFSPDSLKIVDNSKPDGVADNQEDNTIIFDQSFSAQEDAQVPSQSDNSGANISQMSLASQVSQVETSFDQETVSQKNSFQCENPEVGLNEKEHMRVVVKSEPLSSPEPQDEVSDVTSQAEGSESVEVEGSGVNAEKIELSPESSDRSFSDPQSSTDRVGEIHIMEVANNLEHKSTFSISNFLNKSRASSFGASQNNEDNIPNTTSDCRIDGDASYLISPDSGPTNGHSSATVSHVENPFSESTDSHFVRPMQDVMGLPCVQTSGYRAAEQFGMDFPRSGLGLHSLSRAVMSSRGGANSFPGYRRIAPKMPVVTSVRSSQIPDNTPNSQLLMNGGTSSFENGHSSQPGPPQLTRASADVLSKCKKALSEHNVLVVEGARKYACKICCKTFLTLTDCKKHIRVHTGEKPYACLKCGKRFSQSSHLYKHSKTTCLRWQSSNLPSTLL
- the ZBTB5 gene encoding zinc finger and BTB domain-containing protein 5 isoform X2 gives rise to the protein MDFPGHFEQIFQQLNYQRLHGQLCDCVIVVGNRHFKAHRSVLAACSTHFRALFTVAEGDQTMNMIQLDSEVVTAEAFAALIDMMYTSTLMLGESNVMDVLLAASHLHLNSVVKACKHYLTTRTLPMSPPSDRVQEQNARMQRSFMLQQLGLSIVSSALNSTQSTEEQTNSMSSSIRNNIEQRSAFPIRRLHKRKQSSEERARQRIRPTMDDTIMSDVTPESAQAVVHSRDEFFSPDSLKIVDNSKPDGVADNQEDNTIIFDQSFSAQEDAQVPSQSDNSGANISQMSLASQVSQVETSFDQETVSQKNSFQCENPEVGLNEKEHMRVVVKSEPLSSPEPQDEVSDVTSQAEGSESVEVEGSGVNAEKIELSPESSDRSFSDPQSSTDRVGEIHIMEVANNLEHKSTFSISNFLNKSRASSFGASQNNEDNIPNTTSDCRIDGDASYLISPDSGPTNGHSSATVSHVENPFSESTDSHFVRPMQDVMGLPCVQTSGYRAAEQFGMDFPRSGLGLHSLSRAVMSSRGGANSFPGYRRIAPKMPVVTSVRSSQIPDNTPNSQLLMNGGTSSFENGHSSQPGPPQLTRASADVLSKCKKALSEHNVLVVEGARKYACKICCKTFLTLTDCKKHIRVHTGEKPYACLKCGKRFSQSSHLYKHSKTTCLRWQSSNLPSTLL